The proteins below are encoded in one region of Stenotrophomonas bentonitica:
- a CDS encoding flagellar hook-length control protein FliK produces the protein MTPTFLGSSGSATSGSNATAGTAPRNTANGSDRRDFDALLNAEPARKQTTAKADSKQAKPDGTAKQPAQDTASNATDDAARRPGSTATGDSTDPATSSAASETPATSEPTDDTDTTPWPPLGLAGLALAGPEAVSVQAAPAANADSVASKADPLLGGLPNATPLPGTPTLTAATAAPADSAAGPIALPLDASVAEDAPLPDDLAEAIASATTADADAPTTTPLLHALHAAAELKANATNAPFQAEPTATPHVGGDDFDDALSARIGWLADQKIGHATIKVTPHDLGLIEVRLQMDGDKVHATFSSAHADVRHALESSIPRLREMLNEQGFQLGNADVGQQHTAQDGKAGGSQNGQAGSDSEIAVTETIVSPAQLMRQRGLVDAYA, from the coding sequence ATGACCCCCACCTTCCTCGGCAGCAGCGGCAGCGCCACCAGCGGCAGCAATGCCACCGCCGGCACCGCCCCGCGCAACACCGCCAACGGCAGCGACCGCCGGGACTTTGACGCCCTGCTCAACGCCGAGCCCGCCCGCAAGCAGACCACCGCCAAGGCCGACAGCAAGCAGGCCAAGCCCGATGGCACGGCAAAGCAGCCCGCCCAGGACACCGCCAGCAACGCCACCGACGACGCCGCGCGCCGTCCCGGCAGCACCGCGACCGGCGACAGCACCGACCCCGCAACCAGTTCGGCAGCCAGCGAAACGCCAGCCACCTCCGAACCCACCGACGACACCGACACCACCCCCTGGCCCCCGTTGGGCCTGGCCGGCCTCGCCCTCGCCGGCCCCGAAGCCGTCAGCGTCCAGGCCGCCCCCGCCGCCAACGCCGACAGCGTCGCCTCCAAGGCAGACCCCCTGCTCGGCGGCCTGCCCAACGCAACACCCCTGCCCGGCACCCCCACGCTGACAGCAGCGACCGCTGCCCCCGCAGACAGCGCCGCCGGCCCGATCGCCCTGCCGCTCGACGCCAGCGTCGCCGAAGACGCCCCGCTGCCCGACGACCTGGCCGAAGCTATCGCGTCCGCCACCACCGCCGACGCAGACGCCCCCACCACCACCCCGCTCCTTCACGCCCTGCACGCCGCCGCCGAACTCAAGGCCAACGCCACCAACGCCCCCTTCCAGGCCGAACCCACCGCCACCCCGCATGTAGGCGGCGACGACTTCGACGACGCCCTCAGCGCCCGCATCGGCTGGCTCGCCGACCAGAAGATCGGCCACGCCACCATCAAGGTCACCCCGCACGACCTCGGCCTGATCGAAGTCCGCCTGCAGATGGACGGCGACAAGGTCCACGCCACCTTCAGCAGCGCCCATGCGGATGTGCGGCATGCCCTCGAATCCAGCATTCCGCGCCTGCGTGAAATGTTGAACGAGCAGGGATTCCAGCTCGGCAATGCCGATGTGGGGCAGCAGCACACCGCACAGGATGGGAAGGCCGGTGGTAGTCAGAATGGACAGGCGGGCAGCGACAGCGAAATAGCAGTCACGGAAACCATCGTTTCCCCGGCGCAATTGATGAGGCAGAGAGGGTTGGTCGACGCGTACGCGTAA
- the fliJ gene encoding flagellar export protein FliJ gives MQSKRIDPLLKRAQDHEDEVARDLAERQRVLDTHLSRLDELRRYAEEYANAQMAATSPAQLLNRRAFLDRLDTAVAQQRQTVDNNREKVEAERARLILASRDKAVLEQLAASYRAQEKVLVDRRDQREMDDIGARRSRAARAEDTDSGETA, from the coding sequence ATGCAATCCAAGCGCATCGATCCCCTGCTCAAGCGGGCCCAGGACCACGAAGACGAAGTCGCCCGCGACCTCGCCGAGCGCCAGCGCGTGCTCGACACCCACCTCTCGCGCCTGGACGAACTGCGCCGCTACGCCGAGGAGTACGCCAACGCCCAGATGGCCGCCACCAGCCCGGCCCAGCTGCTCAACCGCCGCGCCTTCCTCGACCGCCTCGACACCGCCGTCGCCCAGCAGCGCCAGACCGTCGACAACAACCGCGAAAAGGTCGAAGCCGAACGCGCCCGCCTGATCCTCGCCAGCCGCGACAAGGCCGTGCTCGAACAGCTCGCCGCCAGCTACCGCGCCCAGGAAAAAGTCCTGGTCGACCGCCGCGACCAGCGCGAAATGGACGACATCGGCGCCCGCCGCAGCCGCGCCGCCCGCGCCGAAGACACCGACAGCGGGGAGACCGCGTGA
- a CDS encoding FliI/YscN family ATPase, with protein MNTEPLPPPAADWAAARNLRLAARLDTIQPDGAHGRGLIREGVLRRAVGLTLEAVGCESPMGASCKVEVADGGWVDAEVVGFAGERTYLMPSAELHGLLPNARVVPSLGRGGVEVGEGLLGRVIDSDGVPLDGKGPIRAEGTVGMAGVAINPLAREPITQPLDVGVRAINALLPIGRGQRVGLFAGSGVGKSTLLGMMTRYTAADVIVVGLIGERGREVRDFVESTLGEEGLRRAVVVASPADRPPLARLHGAYRATAIAEWFRDQGLNVLLLMDSLTRFAQAQREIGLSVGEPPTTRGYPPSVFAKLPALVERAGNGAKGRGSITAFYTVLTEGDDPQDPIADAARAILDGHILLSRRVADSGLYPAIDVESSVSRVVTEIADEPWRLRIRKLKRLVSAYSSNRDLIAIGAYQRGNDPATDEALERWSDIVDFLGQDVGKAADLPHSQAALKRLVEPEG; from the coding sequence ATGAACACCGAACCGCTGCCCCCGCCCGCCGCCGACTGGGCGGCTGCGCGCAACCTGCGCCTGGCCGCGCGCCTGGACACCATCCAGCCCGACGGCGCGCATGGACGCGGCCTGATCCGCGAAGGCGTGCTGCGCCGCGCCGTCGGCCTGACCCTCGAAGCAGTCGGCTGCGAATCGCCGATGGGCGCCAGCTGCAAGGTCGAAGTGGCCGACGGCGGCTGGGTCGACGCTGAAGTTGTCGGCTTCGCCGGCGAACGCACCTACCTGATGCCCAGCGCCGAACTGCACGGCCTGCTGCCCAACGCGCGCGTGGTGCCCTCGCTGGGCCGTGGCGGCGTGGAAGTGGGCGAAGGCCTGCTCGGCCGCGTCATCGACAGCGACGGCGTCCCGTTGGACGGCAAGGGCCCGATCCGCGCCGAAGGCACCGTCGGCATGGCCGGCGTGGCAATCAACCCACTCGCCCGCGAACCGATCACCCAGCCGCTGGACGTCGGCGTACGCGCCATCAACGCCCTGCTGCCGATCGGCCGCGGCCAGCGTGTGGGCCTGTTCGCCGGCTCCGGTGTCGGCAAGTCGACCCTGCTCGGCATGATGACCCGCTACACCGCCGCCGACGTCATCGTGGTCGGCCTGATCGGCGAACGTGGCCGCGAAGTTCGCGACTTCGTAGAAAGCACCCTGGGCGAAGAAGGCCTGCGCCGCGCCGTGGTCGTGGCCAGCCCCGCCGACCGCCCGCCGCTGGCCCGCCTGCACGGCGCCTACCGCGCCACCGCGATTGCCGAATGGTTCCGCGACCAGGGCCTGAATGTCCTGCTGCTGATGGACTCGCTGACCCGCTTCGCCCAGGCCCAGCGCGAGATCGGCCTGTCGGTCGGCGAACCGCCCACCACCCGCGGCTATCCGCCATCGGTATTCGCCAAGCTCCCCGCACTGGTCGAACGCGCCGGCAACGGCGCCAAGGGACGCGGCTCGATCACCGCGTTCTACACCGTTCTGACCGAAGGCGACGACCCGCAGGACCCCATCGCCGACGCCGCGCGCGCCATCCTCGACGGCCACATCCTGCTCTCGCGCCGTGTTGCCGACAGCGGCCTGTACCCGGCCATCGACGTTGAATCCTCGGTCAGCCGCGTGGTCACCGAAATCGCCGACGAACCGTGGCGCCTGCGCATCCGCAAGCTCAAGCGGTTGGTTTCGGCCTATTCCAGCAACCGCGACCTGATCGCCATCGGCGCCTACCAGCGCGGCAACGATCCGGCCACCGACGAAGCACTGGAACGCTGGTCGGACATCGTCGATTTCCTCGGCCAGGACGTCGGCAAGGCCGCCGACCTGCCGCACAGCCAGGCCGCGCTCAAGCGCCTGGTGGAACCTGAGGGCTAA
- a CDS encoding FliH/SctL family protein: MNNAVRWLAPDLLADPAAVQEEAFDDQAIELEHDPEPLLQLPTLEEIQAIQDAAEKDGFEQGHADGHAQGQAEVRRLIAQIEGILDNFSRPLVRLENEVVAALGELAVRIAGTLVGRAYEADPSLLAQLVGEAVDAVGGANREVEVRLHPDDIAALAPLLNLSPNQRLSPDLSLSRGDLRVHAEAVRIDGTLEARLRGALDAVLRKSGASA, encoded by the coding sequence GTGAACAACGCCGTACGCTGGCTCGCCCCGGACCTGCTGGCCGACCCGGCCGCCGTGCAGGAAGAAGCGTTCGACGACCAGGCCATCGAGCTCGAACACGACCCCGAACCGCTGCTGCAGCTGCCCACCCTGGAGGAAATCCAGGCGATCCAGGACGCGGCCGAGAAGGACGGCTTCGAACAGGGCCATGCCGACGGCCACGCCCAGGGCCAGGCCGAAGTGCGCCGCCTGATCGCGCAGATCGAAGGCATCCTGGACAACTTCAGCCGGCCGCTGGTGCGCCTGGAAAACGAAGTGGTGGCCGCGCTCGGCGAACTGGCCGTGCGCATCGCCGGCACGCTGGTCGGTCGCGCCTACGAGGCTGATCCGTCCCTGCTCGCGCAGCTGGTCGGCGAAGCGGTCGACGCGGTCGGCGGTGCCAACCGCGAAGTGGAAGTGCGCCTGCACCCCGACGACATCGCCGCCCTCGCCCCACTGCTGAATCTCTCGCCCAACCAGCGCCTGAGCCCGGACCTGAGCCTGAGCCGCGGCGACCTGCGCGTGCACGCCGAAGCGGTGCGCATCGACGGCACCCTGGAAGCCCGCCTGCGCGGCGCGCTCGACGCGGTGCTGCGCAAATCCGGAGCAAGCGCATGA
- the fliG gene encoding flagellar motor switch protein FliG — protein sequence MIDPTAIPPLSGVQRAAVLLLSLGEVEAADVLRHMEPKEVQKIGIAMATMSDITREQVERVMDQFNTELGSKTSLGVGSDDYIRNMLVQALGSEKAGNLIDRILLGRNTTGLDALKWMDPRAVADLVRNEHPQIIAIVMAHLETDQAADALKLLPERTRVDVLLRIATLDGIPPNALNELNEIMERQFAGNQNLKSSNIGGVQCAANILNFMDSGQDQAILGEISRIDAPLSARIQEKMFVFDDLIDLEDRELQLVLREVSGERLGLALRGADIKVRDKITRNMSQRAAEILLEDMEARGPVRLSDVEAAQREILAIVKRMADEGTVTLGGNAEAML from the coding sequence ATGATTGATCCCACTGCCATCCCCCCGCTCAGCGGCGTGCAGCGCGCCGCCGTGTTGCTTCTGTCGCTCGGCGAAGTGGAAGCAGCCGACGTGCTGCGCCACATGGAACCGAAGGAAGTGCAGAAGATCGGCATCGCCATGGCGACCATGAGCGACATCACCCGCGAGCAGGTCGAGCGGGTGATGGACCAGTTCAACACCGAACTGGGCTCCAAGACCTCGCTGGGCGTCGGCTCGGACGACTACATCCGCAACATGCTGGTGCAGGCGCTCGGCAGCGAAAAGGCCGGCAACCTGATCGACCGCATCCTGCTTGGCCGCAACACCACCGGCCTGGACGCGCTGAAGTGGATGGACCCGCGTGCGGTGGCCGACCTGGTCCGCAACGAACACCCGCAGATCATCGCGATCGTGATGGCCCACCTGGAAACCGACCAGGCCGCCGACGCGCTCAAGCTGCTGCCCGAACGCACCCGGGTCGACGTGCTGCTGCGCATCGCCACCCTTGACGGCATTCCGCCGAACGCGCTGAACGAACTGAACGAGATCATGGAGCGCCAGTTCGCCGGCAACCAGAACCTGAAGTCGTCCAACATCGGCGGCGTGCAGTGCGCGGCCAACATCCTGAACTTCATGGACAGCGGCCAGGACCAGGCGATCCTCGGCGAGATTTCCCGCATCGACGCCCCGCTCAGCGCGCGCATCCAGGAAAAGATGTTCGTGTTCGACGACCTGATCGACCTGGAAGACCGCGAACTGCAGCTGGTGCTGCGCGAAGTCAGCGGCGAACGCCTGGGCCTGGCCCTGCGCGGCGCCGACATCAAGGTGCGCGACAAGATCACCCGCAACATGTCCCAGCGCGCGGCCGAGATCCTGCTCGAAGACATGGAAGCGCGCGGTCCTGTGCGCCTGTCCGACGTGGAAGCGGCGCAGCGCGAGATCCTGGCCATCGTCAAGCGCATGGCCGATGAAGGCACCGTCACCCTGGGCGGCAACGCGGAGGCCATGCTGTGA
- the fliF gene encoding flagellar basal-body MS-ring/collar protein FliF: MALSLTKESLNAEKAGQWFDRLQSLQITRRLGLMAMIAVAVAAGLFVFFWSQKPGMVPLYTGLDQKATAEATDLLRAAQIPFELDPATGGITVPEKNLHDARLKLAGSGLTDSGRLGFELMERDPGFGVSQFMENARYQHSLETELSRTINTLRPVRDSRVHLAIPKPSAFTRQRDVASASVVLELRGGQQLERGQIDAIVHMVAASIPDLTAERVTVVDQSGRMLSVSDPNSEAAVNAAQFDQVRRQETSFNQRIRELLEPMTGPGRVNPEVSVDMDFSVTEEARELYNGEPQKLRSEQTSENSTSTPGPQGVPGAASNTPPGPAAAPATAATPTETARNATRNYELDRTLQHTRQPAGRIKRVSVAVLLDNVPRPGANGKTTEQPLSAAELTRVEALVKQAVGFNAERGDTVSVMNAPFVRETTPVEAPNWWELPYVQDGLRLLLGAIVVLALVFGVLRPALRSITGTPKKLAHEGSLEPHSADVQLVDDGEGLPALGADRVHLSGQEPLALPVDSYEERLRMAREAVKTDSKRVAQVVKGWVAND; this comes from the coding sequence ATGGCCCTGTCGCTCACCAAGGAATCCCTGAACGCCGAAAAGGCGGGCCAGTGGTTCGACCGGCTGCAAAGCCTGCAGATCACCCGTCGGCTTGGCCTGATGGCGATGATCGCCGTGGCCGTTGCGGCAGGCCTGTTCGTGTTCTTCTGGTCGCAGAAGCCCGGCATGGTGCCGCTGTACACCGGCCTGGACCAGAAGGCCACCGCCGAAGCGACCGACCTGCTGCGCGCCGCGCAGATTCCGTTCGAGCTGGACCCCGCCACCGGTGGCATCACCGTGCCGGAAAAGAACCTGCACGACGCACGCCTGAAGCTGGCCGGCTCCGGCCTGACCGACAGCGGCCGCCTCGGCTTCGAGCTGATGGAACGCGACCCCGGCTTCGGCGTCAGCCAGTTCATGGAAAACGCCCGCTACCAGCACTCGCTGGAAACCGAGCTGTCGCGCACCATCAACACCCTGCGCCCGGTGCGCGACTCGCGCGTGCACCTGGCCATTCCCAAGCCCAGCGCCTTCACCCGCCAGCGCGACGTGGCCAGCGCCTCGGTGGTGCTGGAACTGCGCGGTGGCCAGCAGCTCGAGCGCGGCCAGATCGACGCCATCGTGCACATGGTGGCGGCCAGCATTCCCGACCTGACCGCCGAGCGCGTCACCGTGGTCGACCAGAGCGGGCGCATGCTCAGCGTGTCCGACCCGAACAGCGAAGCGGCGGTCAATGCCGCCCAGTTCGACCAGGTGCGCCGCCAGGAAACCTCGTTCAACCAGCGCATCCGCGAACTGCTCGAGCCGATGACCGGCCCGGGGCGGGTCAACCCGGAAGTCAGCGTGGACATGGACTTCTCGGTCACCGAAGAAGCCCGTGAGCTGTACAACGGCGAGCCGCAGAAGCTGCGCAGCGAACAGACCAGCGAAAACAGCACCAGCACCCCGGGCCCGCAGGGCGTTCCGGGTGCGGCCAGCAACACCCCGCCCGGCCCGGCCGCCGCCCCGGCCACCGCGGCCACGCCGACCGAAACCGCGCGCAACGCCACCCGCAACTACGAGCTGGACCGCACCCTGCAGCACACCCGCCAGCCGGCCGGCCGCATCAAGCGCGTCTCCGTCGCCGTGCTGCTGGACAACGTGCCGCGCCCGGGTGCCAACGGCAAGACCACCGAACAGCCGCTGTCGGCCGCCGAGCTGACCCGCGTGGAAGCGCTGGTCAAGCAGGCAGTGGGCTTCAACGCCGAACGTGGCGACACCGTGTCGGTGATGAACGCCCCGTTCGTACGCGAAACCACCCCGGTGGAAGCCCCGAACTGGTGGGAGCTGCCGTACGTGCAGGACGGCCTGCGCCTGCTGCTTGGCGCCATCGTGGTGCTGGCGCTGGTGTTCGGCGTGCTGCGCCCGGCGCTGCGCTCGATCACCGGCACCCCGAAGAAGCTGGCCCACGAGGGCAGCCTGGAACCGCACAGCGCCGACGTGCAGCTGGTGGACGACGGCGAAGGCCTGCCGGCGCTGGGTGCCGACCGGGTACATCTTTCCGGACAGGAGCCCCTGGCCCTGCCGGTGGACTCCTACGAGGAACGACTGCGCATGGCGCGTGAAGCTGTAAAGACCGATTCCAAGCGCGTGGCCCAGGTGGTGAAGGGGTGGGTGGCCAATGATTGA
- the fliE gene encoding flagellar hook-basal body complex protein FliE, translated as MSHSVTSILSQIRSYQTQATQPVGPLETPQTNGLQGLAAPQDVQGASFTDTLRGAIAGVNEAQQKSGALARAFELGEPGADLAKVMVASQQSQIAFRATVEVRNRLVQAYQDVMNMPL; from the coding sequence ATGTCACATTCCGTTACTTCGATCCTTTCCCAGATCCGCAGCTACCAGACCCAGGCCACCCAGCCGGTCGGTCCGCTGGAGACCCCGCAGACCAATGGGCTGCAGGGCCTGGCTGCCCCGCAGGACGTGCAGGGCGCAAGTTTCACCGACACCCTGCGCGGCGCCATCGCCGGCGTCAACGAGGCGCAGCAGAAGTCCGGCGCCCTCGCCCGCGCCTTCGAACTGGGCGAACCCGGCGCCGACCTGGCCAAGGTCATGGTCGCGTCCCAGCAGTCCCAGATCGCCTTCCGCGCCACCGTGGAAGTCCGCAACCGTCTCGTCCAGGCTTACCAGGACGTGATGAACATGCCGCTGTAA
- a CDS encoding YadA-like family protein: MDRSWYRIVLRGVSRASFARSLLLAGAALGVFLSTSSPVLAQSFCNQTGGVAATATGGSAFSCGDGATAAGGTAAAFGTDATASGANSTAIGVAATSTGEFSTAIGRASNAAGFASTSVGFNNQAVGQDTVIVGVNSKANLEGGIAVGVGTESTGLNAIAIGQAAKAEGLSSVALGAGAVATEANTVSLGVVGSERKIVNLAAGVADTDGVNVSQLKQSAADTLTAANQYTDEQADATLVEANTYADTVAGDTLVAANQYTDQQVNQLSGLANAASADLAQFKAEANDRFANVEGRLNRMDDALHAMDRRISRQGAMAGAMAQSLGMPDVGSNYLGAGMGWSEGENAFAASFRRRFTEHFTASVGASRSGDESVVAVGAGITW, translated from the coding sequence ATGGATCGTTCCTGGTATCGCATTGTATTGCGTGGTGTTTCGCGCGCCTCCTTCGCCCGTTCCCTCCTCCTCGCCGGCGCCGCGCTGGGCGTGTTCCTGTCGACGAGTTCACCCGTACTCGCCCAGTCGTTCTGCAACCAGACCGGTGGTGTAGCCGCAACGGCCACGGGCGGCAGTGCGTTTTCGTGCGGCGACGGTGCCACTGCTGCAGGCGGCACCGCTGCTGCGTTCGGCACCGACGCCACTGCAAGCGGGGCCAACTCAACGGCTATCGGCGTCGCCGCCACCTCCACCGGTGAATTCTCAACGGCTATCGGCCGCGCCTCCAATGCCGCAGGCTTTGCTTCCACATCCGTCGGTTTCAACAATCAGGCTGTAGGACAAGACACCGTAATCGTGGGCGTCAACAGCAAGGCTAATCTGGAAGGTGGCATTGCTGTCGGTGTTGGCACCGAGTCCACGGGACTCAACGCCATCGCGATCGGCCAGGCTGCCAAAGCCGAAGGCCTCAGCTCCGTCGCGCTCGGTGCGGGTGCCGTCGCCACGGAGGCCAACACCGTTTCTCTTGGCGTCGTAGGTTCAGAGCGCAAGATCGTCAACCTCGCTGCCGGCGTGGCCGACACCGACGGCGTAAACGTCAGCCAGCTGAAGCAGTCCGCCGCCGACACCCTCACCGCTGCCAACCAATACACCGACGAACAGGCCGACGCGACGCTGGTGGAGGCCAACACCTACGCCGACACGGTAGCCGGAGACACGCTGGTGGCCGCGAACCAGTACACCGACCAGCAGGTCAACCAGCTCAGTGGCCTGGCGAACGCCGCCAGTGCGGACCTTGCACAGTTCAAGGCCGAAGCAAATGATCGCTTTGCCAATGTCGAGGGACGTCTGAACCGGATGGACGACGCACTGCATGCCATGGATCGCCGGATCAGCCGCCAGGGTGCGATGGCAGGGGCCATGGCCCAGAGCCTCGGCATGCCGGATGTCGGCAGCAACTACCTCGGCGCCGGCATGGGCTGGTCTGAAGGCGAGAACGCCTTTGCCGCCAGCTTCCGCCGCCGCTTCACCGAGCACTTCACCGCATCGGTGGGTGCCTCCCGCAGTGGCGATGAAAGCGTGGTTGCCGTCGGTGCCGGGATTACCTGGTAA
- a CDS encoding sigma-54 dependent transcriptional regulator, with product MSESRILVLDNDAVRAERTVSLLEFMDFNPRWVADPADFDHRRHRATDWMAVIIGGLEPGERSEALFAWAGQGALPPPVMLIDGDASAFAQRHGLHEANVWPLEAPLRHAQMEALLRRASLKRLDAEHQAGAVQEQGPTGDGAAVSALRQMIEQVAAFDTTVLVLGESGTGKEVVSRSIHQRSPRRDGPFVAINCGAIPADLLESELFGHEKGAFTGALSARKGRFEMAEGGTLLLDEIGDMSLPMQVKLLRVLQERSFERVGGNQTIRCNVRVIAATHRDLESRIADGKFREDLFYRLNVFPIEVPALRERAEDLPALVTTIAGQLARTGRGEVRFSPEALQALAGYEWPGNVRELTNLVERLAVLHPGGSVRVQDLPAKYRGDFAVAAPVAVAAPETNGDERLDLRSFSFHTPTAGTAAAAANPAERAPALPDAGLDLRNHMASIELTLINEALERTQGVVAHAAQLLGLRRTTLVEKLRKYGIERDQAELAG from the coding sequence ATGAGCGAGTCGCGCATCCTGGTGCTGGACAACGACGCCGTGCGCGCCGAGCGCACCGTCAGCCTGCTGGAATTCATGGACTTCAACCCGCGCTGGGTCGCCGACCCGGCCGACTTCGACCACCGCCGCCACCGCGCCACCGACTGGATGGCGGTGATCATCGGCGGACTGGAACCGGGCGAGCGCAGCGAAGCGCTGTTTGCCTGGGCCGGCCAGGGCGCCCTGCCGCCGCCGGTGATGCTGATCGACGGCGACGCCAGCGCGTTCGCGCAGCGCCATGGCCTGCATGAAGCCAACGTCTGGCCGCTGGAAGCGCCGCTGCGCCACGCGCAGATGGAAGCGCTGCTGCGCCGTGCCAGCCTGAAGCGGCTGGACGCCGAGCACCAGGCCGGCGCCGTGCAGGAACAGGGCCCCACCGGCGACGGCGCTGCGGTAAGCGCGCTGCGCCAGATGATCGAACAGGTTGCCGCGTTCGACACCACCGTGCTGGTGCTGGGCGAATCGGGCACCGGCAAGGAAGTGGTGTCGCGCTCGATCCACCAGCGCTCGCCGCGCCGCGATGGCCCGTTCGTCGCGATCAACTGCGGCGCGATCCCGGCCGACCTGCTGGAAAGCGAACTGTTCGGTCACGAAAAGGGCGCCTTCACCGGTGCGTTGAGTGCACGCAAGGGCCGTTTCGAAATGGCCGAAGGCGGCACCCTGCTGCTCGATGAAATCGGCGACATGAGCCTGCCGATGCAGGTCAAGCTGCTTCGCGTGCTGCAGGAACGCAGCTTCGAGCGCGTGGGCGGCAACCAGACCATCCGCTGCAATGTGCGCGTGATCGCCGCGACCCACCGCGACCTGGAATCGCGCATTGCCGACGGCAAGTTCCGCGAGGATCTGTTCTACCGCCTCAACGTGTTCCCGATCGAAGTGCCGGCGCTGCGCGAGCGCGCCGAAGACCTGCCCGCATTGGTCACCACCATCGCCGGCCAGCTGGCCCGCACCGGGCGTGGGGAAGTGCGTTTCAGCCCGGAAGCGCTGCAGGCGCTTGCAGGGTACGAATGGCCGGGCAACGTGCGCGAGCTGACCAACCTGGTGGAGCGCCTGGCGGTGCTTCATCCGGGCGGCAGCGTGCGCGTGCAGGACCTGCCGGCCAAGTACCGCGGCGATTTCGCAGTCGCAGCACCGGTGGCGGTTGCTGCACCGGAAACCAACGGCGACGAGCGCCTCGACCTGCGCAGTTTCTCGTTCCACACCCCGACGGCGGGCACCGCTGCCGCAGCGGCAAACCCAGCAGAACGCGCCCCCGCCCTGCCCGACGCGGGCCTGGACCTGCGCAACCACATGGCCAGCATCGAGCTGACGCTGATCAACGAAGCGCTGGAGCGCACCCAGGGCGTGGTCGCCCACGCCGCGCAGTTGCTGGGATTGCGCCGCACCACCCTGGTCGAAAAGTTGCGCAAGTACGGAATCGAGCGCGACCAGGCAGAGCTGGCCGGCTAA
- a CDS encoding response regulator yields MNKLTVLLVDDHEGFINAAMRHFRKVEWLDVVGSAGNGLEAIERSEALRPQVVLMDLAMPEMGGLQATRLIKSQDDAPYIVIASHFDDAEHRDHALRAGANNFVSKLSYIQEVMPILEGLKPEATP; encoded by the coding sequence ATGAACAAGCTCACCGTACTGCTGGTGGACGACCACGAAGGTTTCATCAACGCGGCCATGCGTCACTTCCGCAAGGTCGAATGGCTGGATGTGGTCGGCAGCGCCGGCAATGGCCTGGAGGCCATCGAGCGGTCCGAGGCGCTGCGCCCGCAGGTGGTGCTGATGGACCTGGCCATGCCGGAAATGGGCGGGCTGCAGGCCACCCGGCTGATCAAGAGCCAGGACGACGCGCCGTACATCGTCATCGCCAGCCACTTCGATGACGCCGAACACCGCGACCACGCCCTGCGTGCGGGTGCCAACAACTTCGTCAGCAAGTTGTCCTACATCCAGGAGGTCATGCCGATTCTGGAAGGATTGAAGCCGGAGGCCACGCCATGA